The Chitinispirillum alkaliphilum DNA segment TATCCTATTTCACTCGGATCGAGGTATACAGTATGCATGCAAAGACTTCAGAGATTCCTTAGAATTCTTTGGATTTACACAGAGCATGAGCCGTAAAGGAAACTGCTGGGATAATGCAGTATCAGAGTCATTTTTCAGAAGTCTTAAAACAGAGTGGTATTATGGTAATGTTTTGAATGATATTAATCAGGTAAGGGAAGAGCTTTTTGAGTACATTGAAGATTATTACAACTGTCAAAGGCTACACTCAACCTTAGGGTATTGTTCACCAATGGAATTTGAGAAACTGAAAAAAGTAAAATGTGCATAATTAACTGTCTACTTTTTCAAGGCAACATCACAGCGCTTCTTAGCACTGGACTCTTAAAAAAAGTAATGAAACTCAAACACTCTCTTATGCATATATAATTGCCGGAGTAATAATATAGAGACTATGATAGTTTATATATGCAATTGTATTATCAATAAAGATTTTGTTAACAGGACAAATTTCGGCTGCCAGCCTCTGGTACTCTGCCTAAGTCATTATCCAAATAGGGATAAGGGATGCTTATTTTTAGTCAGCATGTCGGGTGAACGGTTAAGCCCAGCGGGAAAACTGGGTTACGGGTCCGGGGATAATTATTTTACTATACAGAAAAATTTCTCAGGTGTTGTGTGCAATAAACTGGCATGAGAATAAGAGCCTCGAACGGGCTACGAGCGCGTGCACGGAAACAGAAAAGCTTAGAATTGTAAACTAAGGGAGGATATTTTGAAAGCGTATTTATTGAGCGGTAGTCCCAATACTGATGGTTCAACAATTACTGTTTTGGAACTACTTGGAAAAGAACTAAATCAACTTGGGTTTGAAACAAAAATAGAGATTTTAGATCAATGCAATATAGGCTTTTGTAGAGGATGCAAGAGATGTGAACTCGATTTTAATTGTGTTCAAAGAGA contains these protein-coding regions:
- a CDS encoding integrase, which encodes MSRKGNCWDNAVSESFFRSLKTEWYYGNVLNDINQVREELFEYIEDYYNCQRLHSTLGYCSPMEFEKLKKVKCA